In the genome of Carnobacterium viridans, one region contains:
- a CDS encoding UPF0758 domain-containing protein: MTIKSMNLIKEVPIQSRPRERLEQYGEKALANHELLAILLRTGTKGTNVVTLALSMLNQFEDLYYLKTASCQELMTVAGIGRIKAIELKAAIELGLRISQASQIKIGQITSSTKAGEMLLLEMRGLQQEHLVVLYLNTKNEIIKKETIFIGGLNSSISNPFSYKFQTMSNCSPFTVIVSTNVSIIFIFANVFSSSQLKSFRFFKDSCITFSSFL, translated from the coding sequence ATGACAATAAAAAGTATGAATCTTATAAAAGAAGTTCCCATTCAATCAAGGCCTAGAGAAAGACTAGAGCAATATGGTGAGAAAGCTCTTGCTAACCACGAATTGCTTGCTATCTTGCTTAGAACAGGAACAAAAGGAACAAATGTTGTTACGTTAGCGTTATCCATGCTCAATCAGTTTGAAGATCTCTATTATTTGAAGACAGCCTCTTGTCAAGAGCTGATGACAGTTGCTGGGATTGGGAGAATCAAAGCAATTGAATTAAAAGCAGCAATTGAATTAGGTCTTCGTATTTCGCAAGCCTCTCAAATCAAAATAGGACAAATTACTTCTAGTACGAAAGCAGGAGAAATGTTGCTTTTAGAAATGCGTGGTCTGCAACAAGAACATCTAGTCGTTCTTTACTTAAATACAAAAAATGAAATTATTAAAAAAGAAACTATTTTTATTGGAGGACTTAATTCTAGTATAAGCAATCCTTTTAGCTATAAATTCCAAACTATGTCTAATTGTTCGCCATTTACAGTGATAGTATCAACAAACGTGTCCATTATTTTTATTTTTGCTAATGTATTTTCTTCTTCCCAATTAAAATCATTTAGATTTTTTAAAGACTCTTGTATAACTTTTTCATCCTTTTTATAA